One Gemmatimonadaceae bacterium DNA segment encodes these proteins:
- a CDS encoding glycosyltransferase family 4 protein, which yields MSALRFLMLTTFYPPYNFGGDGIGIQRLSRGLVKRGHHVTVVHDADAYNLLRATPEPVAPLRDDDEGVEVIRLKSSVPLLSAVLTQQLGRPVVNGGRLARIVGDGRFDVVNFHNISLLGGPGVLQYGGDAVTLYMAHEHWLVCPMHVLWRHNRELCTGRECVRCTLAYGRPPQFWRGTGYLERELERVDAIIAMSEFSRRKHAEFGFAREMEVLPYFLPDPEQEEAPRPAGAAPHDRPYFFFVGRLEIIKGLQDVIPVFRRFPDADLLIAGDGNYMATLRELADGMPNVKFLGRVAPEALRQYYQHALALVVPSLCFETFGIVLIESFRQGTPVIARRLGPFPEIVERSGGGELFESQDELLGAMRRLQQDASYRAQRSRAGYRAYAEHWSERVVIPQYLDIVRRAAARRTNRRVLDALAQLEVV from the coding sequence GTGAGCGCGCTTCGATTCCTCATGCTCACCACGTTCTACCCGCCCTACAACTTCGGAGGGGACGGGATCGGGATCCAGCGCCTGTCGCGCGGACTCGTGAAGCGTGGGCATCATGTGACCGTGGTGCACGACGCCGACGCCTACAACCTGCTGCGCGCCACGCCGGAGCCCGTCGCGCCGCTGCGCGACGACGACGAAGGGGTCGAGGTCATCCGGCTCAAGTCGTCCGTCCCCTTGCTGTCGGCGGTGCTCACGCAGCAGCTGGGGCGCCCGGTGGTGAATGGCGGGCGGCTCGCGCGCATCGTGGGCGACGGGCGGTTCGACGTCGTGAACTTCCACAACATCTCGCTGCTTGGCGGCCCCGGCGTGCTGCAATACGGGGGCGATGCCGTGACGCTGTACATGGCGCATGAGCATTGGCTCGTTTGTCCCATGCACGTCCTCTGGCGCCACAATCGCGAGCTGTGCACGGGGCGCGAGTGCGTGCGGTGCACGCTGGCCTATGGCCGCCCGCCGCAGTTCTGGCGCGGCACCGGCTACCTCGAACGAGAGTTGGAGCGCGTCGACGCCATCATCGCGATGAGCGAGTTCTCGCGGCGCAAGCATGCCGAGTTCGGCTTCGCGCGCGAGATGGAGGTCCTGCCGTACTTTCTCCCCGATCCCGAACAGGAGGAGGCCCCGCGCCCGGCGGGGGCGGCGCCGCACGACCGGCCGTACTTCTTCTTTGTCGGGCGGCTCGAGATCATCAAGGGATTGCAGGACGTGATCCCCGTCTTCCGTCGCTTTCCCGACGCCGACCTGCTCATTGCCGGCGACGGGAACTACATGGCGACGCTGCGCGAGCTCGCGGACGGGATGCCTAACGTGAAGTTCCTCGGGCGGGTCGCGCCCGAGGCACTGCGCCAGTACTATCAACACGCGCTCGCCCTCGTCGTCCCGTCGCTCTGCTTCGAGACGTTCGGCATCGTCCTCATCGAGTCGTTCCGCCAGGGGACGCCGGTCATCGCCCGCCGCCTGGGGCCATTCCCGGAGATCGTCGAGCGCTCGGGAGGGGGCGAGCTGTTCGAGTCGCAGGACGAGTTGCTGGGCGCCATGCGCCGCCTGCAGCAGGACGCGTCGTATCGCGCGCAACGCTCGCGCGCCGGCTATCGCGCCTACGCCGAGCACTGGTCGGAGCGCGTGGTGATTCCGCAGTATCTCGACATCGTCCGGCGCGCGGCCGCGCGCCGGACCAACCGCCGCGTCCTGGACGCGTTAGCACAGCTGGAGGTCGTGTGA
- a CDS encoding NAD(P)/FAD-dependent oxidoreductase, producing the protein MSGTADSTPRRVAQLKHGDRVVVIGGGPAGLTAAYLLAKDGVAVTVLESDDIVGGISRTARYNGYRFDIGGHRFFTKIAPVEELWKEILGSEFISVPRLSRIHYIGKYFDYPLKAKNALFGLGIWETVRCVASYVKWHFQPYPVEENLEQWVTNRFGKRLFEIFFKTYTEKVWGIPCHEIRAEWAAQRIQGLSLAKAILNAASLQRRGESIKTLINEFQYPRFGPGQMWETAAQRIEEMGGQVLMKHEVTALEMKDGEVVAIRAQSPVGERRIEAQHFISTMPIKHLVRSFDPRPPADIMHGGDGLNYRDFLTVAVMVDQEDLFPDNWIYIHTPGVKVGRIQNFNNWSKAMVPRPGTTCLGLEYFCFEGDGLWTSKDEDLIDLARQELGQLGLADPSKIFDGCVVRQQKAYPVYDSVYADHLKTVRTYIDAIPNLHTVGRNGMHKYNNADHSMLTAMMAIANMRGAQHDVWAVNTDYEYHEEQKLEPDVSKGAPPASAPMPRAGVA; encoded by the coding sequence TTGAGCGGGACAGCAGACAGTACACCACGTCGCGTAGCGCAGCTTAAGCACGGGGATCGTGTCGTCGTCATTGGCGGCGGCCCGGCCGGGCTCACGGCCGCGTACCTGCTGGCGAAGGATGGCGTCGCGGTAACGGTGCTGGAGTCGGATGACATCGTCGGCGGCATCTCGCGCACGGCGCGCTACAACGGCTATCGCTTCGACATCGGGGGACACCGGTTCTTCACGAAGATTGCGCCGGTCGAGGAGCTCTGGAAGGAGATCCTGGGATCGGAGTTCATCTCCGTGCCGCGCCTCTCGCGCATTCACTACATCGGCAAGTACTTCGACTATCCGCTCAAGGCGAAGAATGCGTTGTTCGGCCTTGGGATCTGGGAGACGGTTCGCTGCGTGGCCAGCTACGTGAAGTGGCATTTCCAGCCCTATCCCGTCGAGGAGAACCTGGAACAGTGGGTCACCAACCGCTTCGGGAAGCGGTTGTTCGAGATCTTCTTCAAGACCTACACAGAGAAAGTCTGGGGCATTCCCTGTCACGAGATTCGCGCGGAGTGGGCGGCACAGCGTATCCAGGGGCTGTCGCTGGCCAAGGCGATCCTCAACGCGGCTTCGCTCCAGCGTCGCGGTGAATCGATCAAGACGCTCATCAACGAGTTCCAGTACCCGCGCTTTGGCCCGGGGCAGATGTGGGAGACCGCAGCCCAGCGCATCGAGGAGATGGGCGGGCAGGTCCTGATGAAGCACGAGGTGACGGCGCTCGAGATGAAGGACGGCGAGGTGGTCGCCATTCGCGCCCAGTCGCCGGTGGGGGAGCGCCGCATCGAGGCGCAGCACTTCATCAGCACGATGCCCATCAAGCACCTCGTGCGCTCGTTCGACCCGCGGCCGCCCGCCGACATCATGCACGGGGGCGATGGCCTCAACTATCGCGATTTCCTCACCGTCGCGGTGATGGTGGACCAGGAGGACCTGTTCCCGGACAACTGGATCTACATCCATACACCGGGGGTCAAGGTCGGCCGCATCCAGAACTTCAACAACTGGAGCAAGGCGATGGTGCCGCGCCCGGGGACGACCTGCCTCGGGCTCGAGTACTTCTGCTTCGAGGGCGACGGGCTCTGGACCTCGAAGGACGAGGATCTCATCGACCTTGCGCGCCAGGAGCTGGGACAGCTCGGGCTCGCCGACCCGTCGAAGATCTTCGACGGCTGCGTGGTGCGGCAGCAGAAGGCGTATCCCGTCTACGACTCGGTCTATGCCGATCACCTCAAGACGGTGCGCACGTACATCGACGCCATCCCCAACCTGCACACCGTCGGGCGCAATGGCATGCACAAGTACAACAACGCCGATCACTCGATGCTCACGGCGATGATGGCGATTGCCAACATGCGCGGTGCGCAGCACGATGTGTGGGCGGTCAACACGGACTACGAGTACCACGAGGAGCAGAAGCTCGAGCCCGATGTCTCGAAGGGGGCACCTCCCGCGTCGGCGCCGATGCCTCGCGCCGGCGTCGCGTGA
- a CDS encoding glycosyltransferase family 4 protein, whose product MQAMVTLAPQHRFVCVGDRRAFDAFPLDAPNVERVEVALDASPTLAAAADGARSVADMLRLTRAVRAARPDVFFSPSVYTYFPLPPGLRAVVTIHDAIAERFPHLTLPTARARLFWKLKVKLAIAQSRLVLTVSDYARRDLERVLGIAPSRLRVAVEAPAGAYHPVAPDESRAAAREAGVPDESGWFTYVGGFNPHKRLDLILRAHAALARELEHPPHLLLVGTLTGDVFHGESGRLRGIVAECGTEALVHWTGFVPDERLRQLHAGAIAALLPSECEGFGLPAVEAAACGAPVIATTESPLPELLAGGGIFVAPGDLAALTVAMRRLATDRALRDSLGAAALAQTRRLTWESGARAALGALEEAAA is encoded by the coding sequence ATGCAAGCCATGGTCACACTGGCGCCGCAGCATCGATTCGTTTGTGTGGGCGACCGGCGGGCGTTCGACGCCTTCCCGCTCGACGCGCCGAACGTGGAGCGCGTGGAAGTCGCGCTCGATGCGTCGCCGACGCTGGCCGCGGCGGCCGATGGTGCGCGCAGCGTGGCCGACATGCTGCGGCTCACGCGCGCGGTGCGCGCGGCGCGGCCCGACGTGTTCTTCTCCCCCTCGGTCTACACCTACTTCCCGCTCCCGCCGGGCCTGCGCGCCGTGGTGACGATCCACGACGCCATCGCCGAGCGATTCCCGCACCTCACGCTCCCCACGGCGCGCGCGCGCCTGTTCTGGAAGCTCAAGGTGAAGCTGGCCATCGCCCAGAGCCGGCTGGTCCTCACGGTGTCGGACTACGCCCGCCGCGACCTCGAGCGCGTCCTCGGGATCGCGCCGTCGCGCCTGCGCGTGGCGGTGGAGGCGCCGGCGGGGGCGTATCACCCCGTTGCGCCTGACGAGAGCCGTGCCGCGGCGCGCGAGGCAGGGGTGCCTGACGAGTCGGGGTGGTTCACCTACGTGGGGGGCTTCAACCCGCACAAGCGGCTCGACCTCATTCTGCGCGCGCATGCCGCGCTGGCGCGCGAGCTCGAGCATCCGCCGCACCTCCTGCTGGTGGGGACGCTCACGGGCGACGTCTTTCATGGCGAGTCCGGGAGGTTGCGGGGGATCGTGGCCGAGTGCGGGACGGAGGCGCTGGTGCACTGGACCGGCTTCGTCCCCGATGAGCGCCTCCGGCAGCTGCACGCCGGGGCCATCGCGGCGCTCCTCCCGTCGGAGTGCGAGGGGTTCGGGCTGCCGGCCGTCGAGGCGGCGGCGTGCGGCGCCCCCGTCATTGCCACTACGGAGAGTCCGCTCCCCGAGCTGCTGGCGGGGGGAGGGATCTTTGTCGCGCCGGGCGACCTGGCGGCGCTCACCGTCGCGATGCGACGCCTGGCCACCGACCGCGCCCTGCGCGACTCGTTAGGGGCGGCGGCGCTGGCGCAGACGCGGCGCCTGACCTGGGAGTCGGGGGCGCGTGCCGCACTCGGCGCCCTGGAGGAGGCGGCCGCGTGA
- a CDS encoding polysaccharide deacetylase family protein, whose protein sequence is MRAILTYHSIDPSGSPISVSPAAFRAHVRWLASGAVRVLPLEQLVATDDSDDAVAISFDDGFENFATEGAALLAEHGLPSTVFVVSEHAGGTNAWGGSDAPGIPTLPLMSWSTLARVARNGVTLGAHTRRHRDLTRARGAALEDEVAGCVERIAAETGKRPTTFAYPYGAVDDTSASVVRDVFALACTTELRALHPHDDRALLPRLDMYYFRDPGQLEAWGTAAFRGRLWLRAQARRVRRLVQGAGRAA, encoded by the coding sequence ATGCGCGCCATCCTCACGTATCACTCGATCGACCCGAGTGGCTCCCCGATCTCGGTGAGCCCCGCGGCCTTTCGCGCGCACGTGCGGTGGCTGGCCTCTGGTGCGGTGCGCGTACTCCCGCTGGAACAACTCGTGGCGACCGACGACAGCGATGACGCGGTGGCCATCTCGTTCGATGACGGCTTCGAGAACTTCGCGACCGAAGGGGCGGCTTTGCTCGCCGAGCACGGGCTCCCATCGACGGTGTTCGTCGTCTCGGAGCACGCCGGGGGGACAAATGCGTGGGGCGGGAGCGATGCGCCCGGGATCCCGACACTCCCGCTCATGTCCTGGTCCACCCTCGCACGGGTGGCTCGCAACGGAGTCACGCTCGGCGCGCATACGCGCCGGCATCGTGACCTGACGCGCGCGCGTGGGGCGGCGCTGGAGGATGAGGTGGCCGGGTGCGTGGAGCGCATCGCCGCCGAAACCGGAAAGCGCCCCACCACATTCGCCTATCCGTACGGCGCGGTGGATGACACCTCCGCCTCGGTGGTGCGCGACGTCTTTGCGCTTGCCTGCACGACTGAATTGCGCGCGCTCCACCCGCACGACGATCGCGCGCTCCTTCCGAGACTCGACATGTATTACTTCCGCGACCCCGGGCAGCTCGAGGCCTGGGGGACGGCTGCCTTTCGCGGGCGCTTGTGGTTGCGTGCGCAGGCGCGTCGCGTGCGCCGACTGGTGCAGGGTGCAGGGAGGGCCGCATGA
- a CDS encoding oligosaccharide flippase family protein, whose amino-acid sequence MPDVTPTPQGHDAHQSVSRSFLSLGAGEAAARLFAFAVTAYATRVLGAEGFGVVAFATAAVLYLSRIVDAGIDFGLGVHEVAANPERLPVTVPSILTLRLSLAIACIGLFGMGAWAVLPSPEGGMVALYSLTLIPLALGTRWVLIGYQRAAPVAVVRAAGELLALVIVLLTVHGVADAHRMPLAQLAGDTLACVGFAWLLRTVGLRFGMGWAGSEVRRLLRRALPLVGSTVLGLVVFNVDVFFIRLYHNAELVGLYAAAYTAISFILNLGVTYSMSLLPSLTRLASAPERERALYLASYGKVFALALPIAAGGSALARPLMVTMFGAPFASAGPVLAVLLGSMVVSVVRDVSVVALMARRREDLLLHTVWVSAAASVVLNILLVPSLGMMGAALATVLTEGVRGVLAVTFARRLGFPLPPMVRAWRPVVASLAMVAVLSVLPTSSPWLAVPAGGAAYALALALVGGLRVGRGHGVQLVV is encoded by the coding sequence TGACGTGACGCCAACGCCCCAGGGGCACGACGCGCACCAGTCGGTGTCGCGGTCGTTCCTGTCACTGGGGGCAGGCGAGGCAGCGGCGCGCCTGTTCGCCTTTGCGGTGACGGCATACGCCACACGTGTGCTCGGGGCCGAGGGGTTCGGCGTGGTGGCGTTCGCGACCGCGGCGGTGCTGTACCTGTCGCGCATCGTCGACGCCGGGATCGACTTCGGCCTCGGCGTGCACGAAGTCGCCGCCAACCCGGAGCGACTCCCCGTCACGGTCCCGTCGATCCTCACGCTTCGGCTGTCGCTCGCCATTGCCTGCATCGGGTTGTTTGGGATGGGTGCATGGGCCGTGCTTCCGTCGCCCGAGGGCGGGATGGTGGCGCTCTACAGCCTGACGCTCATTCCGCTCGCCCTCGGGACGCGCTGGGTGCTGATCGGGTACCAGCGCGCGGCCCCGGTTGCCGTCGTTCGGGCGGCGGGCGAACTGCTGGCGCTCGTCATCGTCCTGCTCACGGTGCATGGCGTGGCCGACGCGCACCGGATGCCGCTGGCGCAGCTGGCGGGCGACACGTTGGCATGCGTCGGCTTCGCGTGGCTCCTGCGCACCGTCGGCCTTCGCTTCGGGATGGGGTGGGCAGGCTCGGAGGTGCGCCGGCTCCTGCGACGGGCGTTGCCGCTGGTGGGGAGCACGGTGCTGGGGCTGGTGGTGTTCAACGTCGACGTCTTCTTCATCCGACTGTATCACAACGCCGAGCTGGTGGGGCTGTACGCGGCGGCCTATACGGCGATCAGCTTCATCCTCAACCTTGGCGTCACGTACTCCATGAGCCTCCTCCCCTCGCTGACGCGGCTGGCGTCGGCGCCGGAGCGGGAGCGGGCGCTGTACCTCGCATCATACGGGAAGGTCTTCGCCCTGGCGCTCCCCATTGCGGCTGGCGGCTCGGCGCTGGCGCGGCCGCTGATGGTCACCATGTTCGGCGCACCGTTCGCCTCGGCGGGACCGGTCCTCGCCGTGCTCCTGGGCTCGATGGTGGTTTCCGTCGTGCGCGATGTCTCGGTTGTCGCGTTGATGGCGCGCCGGCGCGAGGACCTCTTGCTGCACACTGTTTGGGTGTCGGCCGCCGCGAGCGTCGTCCTCAACATCCTGCTCGTCCCCTCGCTGGGGATGATGGGGGCCGCGCTGGCCACGGTCCTCACCGAGGGGGTGCGCGGCGTGCTCGCCGTGACCTTCGCTCGCCGGCTCGGTTTCCCGCTGCCGCCCATGGTGCGCGCCTGGCGACCGGTGGTGGCGTCGCTGGCAATGGTCGCCGTGCTCAGCGTGCTGCCGACGTCATCGCCATGGCTCGCCGTCCCCGCGGGAGGAGCTGCCTACGCGCTCGCGCTCGCCCTCGTCGGAGGGCTGCGCGTGGGACGCGGTCACGGCGTGCAGCTGGTGGTATGA
- a CDS encoding glycosyltransferase, with product MSGHQPFVSVVMPAHRASHLLPRVLDALTASDYPREQWELIVVDDASGDDTPSVAARYADTVVKIPGRPHGPAYARNRGFEVSRGEIVMFFDSDVVVHPDTVRRLVEVLHAAPDVGAVFGSYDLVPAAEGFVSQYRNLLHHYVHQRNAGDAETFWAGAGAVRRSVFDEAGMYDEWHFARPQIEDIELGGRIRRLGLRILLEPTIQVTHLKHWTFGGVVRTDLRDRGIPWARLLAHQKTVLSTGALSLRWTEKVSTALIWLGLLGLLLAAWERSALIAGIALLGPLAVLIINHDLFGFFLRSRGPIFALRVIPMHLLYYILNGISFVVGLFLHQMVGPPLPNPTVQAYAEIGVQRWPPVPTRHRNSSWTRDAE from the coding sequence ATGAGTGGCCACCAGCCCTTCGTCTCCGTCGTCATGCCGGCGCACCGCGCCTCGCACCTCCTGCCGCGTGTCCTCGACGCGCTGACGGCGAGCGACTATCCCCGGGAACAGTGGGAGCTGATCGTCGTCGACGATGCCAGCGGTGACGACACGCCGAGCGTGGCGGCTCGTTATGCGGACACCGTCGTCAAGATCCCGGGGCGTCCGCACGGGCCGGCGTACGCGCGCAACCGCGGCTTCGAGGTCTCGCGCGGCGAGATCGTGATGTTCTTCGACTCCGACGTGGTGGTGCACCCCGATACCGTGCGCCGCCTTGTCGAAGTGCTGCATGCTGCGCCCGACGTTGGCGCCGTCTTCGGGTCGTACGACCTGGTGCCCGCGGCCGAGGGATTCGTCTCGCAATACCGGAATCTGTTGCACCACTACGTGCACCAGCGCAATGCCGGCGACGCGGAGACGTTCTGGGCGGGGGCGGGCGCGGTGCGCCGTTCGGTGTTCGACGAGGCTGGGATGTACGATGAGTGGCATTTCGCTCGCCCGCAGATCGAGGACATCGAGCTGGGTGGCCGCATTCGCCGCCTGGGGCTGCGCATCCTGCTCGAGCCGACGATCCAGGTCACCCACCTCAAGCATTGGACGTTCGGCGGCGTCGTGCGAACGGATCTGCGCGACCGCGGTATACCGTGGGCGCGGCTGCTGGCGCACCAGAAGACGGTGCTCTCGACCGGGGCCCTGAGCCTTCGCTGGACGGAGAAGGTCTCCACCGCCCTCATCTGGTTAGGCCTGCTGGGGCTGCTGCTGGCGGCGTGGGAGCGCTCGGCGCTCATCGCGGGGATTGCACTGCTTGGCCCGCTCGCGGTCCTGATCATCAACCACGACCTGTTCGGCTTCTTCCTGCGCTCGCGCGGTCCGATCTTCGCCCTGCGCGTGATCCCGATGCACCTCCTGTACTACATTTTGAACGGGATCTCGTTCGTGGTCGGCCTCTTCCTGCACCAGATGGTGGGGCCGCCGCTTCCGAACCCCACCGTCCAGGCATACGCCGAGATCGGTGTCCAGCGCTGGCCCCCTGTTCCAACCAGGCATCGTAACAGCTCGTGGACACGAGACGCCGAGTAA
- a CDS encoding GDP-mannose 4,6-dehydratase has protein sequence MKVLITGGCGFIGSHLAERLLDRGDRVQVLDDLSTGSMDNIEHLIARPGFAYRIGSALDVPLVAELVDGADITVHLAAAVGVKLIVEKPVHTIETNVRATEVVLGAASRKRKLVVVASTSEVYGKSTSFPFREDQDLQLGPTTHSRWAYACSKALDEWLALAYLREKGVPVIVTRFFNTVGPRQTGQYGMVLPSFAAQALRNEPITVYGSGDQSRCFGHVNDAVEALLRLIASPSAIGEVFNVGATQEISIRALAEQVRDAAGSRSEIRLVPYGEAYAAGFEDMMRRVPDVTKLERVTGFRPSTSLEVIIRDVVADQRARLSAYTPARPGVGAS, from the coding sequence GTGAAGGTCCTCATCACCGGTGGGTGCGGGTTCATCGGTTCCCATCTCGCGGAACGCCTCCTCGATCGCGGCGACCGGGTGCAGGTGCTGGACGACCTGTCCACCGGCAGCATGGACAACATCGAGCACCTCATCGCGCGTCCCGGCTTTGCCTATCGCATCGGCTCAGCGCTCGATGTCCCGCTCGTCGCCGAACTCGTCGACGGCGCCGACATCACCGTGCACCTGGCGGCCGCCGTCGGCGTCAAGCTGATCGTCGAGAAGCCGGTGCACACGATCGAGACCAACGTGCGCGCCACCGAGGTGGTCCTGGGAGCGGCGTCGCGAAAGCGGAAGCTCGTCGTCGTCGCCTCCACGTCGGAGGTCTATGGCAAGTCGACCTCGTTCCCCTTCCGCGAAGACCAGGACCTGCAACTCGGCCCCACGACGCATTCGCGCTGGGCCTATGCCTGTTCCAAGGCGCTCGACGAATGGCTCGCACTGGCCTACCTGCGCGAGAAGGGCGTCCCCGTCATCGTGACGCGCTTCTTCAACACGGTGGGGCCGCGCCAGACAGGGCAGTACGGAATGGTGCTCCCCAGCTTCGCCGCCCAGGCGCTGCGTAATGAACCCATCACGGTGTACGGCTCCGGCGATCAGTCGCGCTGCTTTGGCCATGTGAACGACGCGGTGGAGGCGCTGCTACGCCTCATCGCCTCGCCTTCTGCCATCGGCGAGGTCTTCAACGTCGGAGCCACGCAGGAGATCTCGATCCGCGCCCTGGCCGAGCAGGTGCGCGACGCGGCCGGTTCCCGCTCCGAGATCCGGCTCGTTCCCTATGGCGAGGCGTACGCCGCCGGCTTCGAGGACATGATGCGGCGCGTGCCCGACGTCACAAAGCTGGAGCGCGTGACCGGCTTTCGTCCGAGCACGTCTCTTGAAGTGATCATCCGTGACGTCGTTGCCGACCAGCGCGCGCGCCTTTCGGCGTACACGCCGGCTCGCCCGGGCGTCGGGGCATCCTGA